From one Streptomyces chromofuscus genomic stretch:
- a CDS encoding AlkA N-terminal domain-containing protein, translating to MHQGMHTDTDRCLRAVQAKDARFDGWFFTAVLTTGIYCRPSCPVVPPKPRNMVFHPSAAACQQAGFRACKRCRPDTSPGSPEWNQRADLVARAMRLIADGVVDREGVPGLAARLGYSSRQIERQLLAELGAGPLALARAQRAQTARLLIETTALPMAQIAFAAGFSSIRTFNDTVREVYALTPSDLRARSPRGLAAGTPGALSLRLPFRAPLNPDNLFGHLAATAVPGVEEWRDGAYRRTLRLPYGHGIVALTPRPDHIACRLTLADLRDLPVAISRCRRMLDLDADPAAVDDQLRADPVLAPLVDKAPGRRVPRTVDEAEFAVRAVLGQQVSTAAARTHAARLVTAHGEAVDDPEGGLTHLFPSPRALAAVDPASLAMPRTRRTTFTTLVGRLADGSLHLGVASDWPRTRAQLLALPGFGPWTADVIAMRALGDPDAFLPTDLGIRRAAGQLGLPSTPAALTARAAAWRPWRAYAVQYLWATDSHPINFLPV from the coding sequence ATGCACCAGGGGATGCACACCGACACCGATCGCTGTCTGCGCGCCGTCCAGGCCAAGGACGCGCGCTTCGACGGCTGGTTCTTCACCGCCGTCCTGACCACCGGGATCTACTGCCGGCCCAGCTGCCCGGTGGTCCCGCCCAAGCCGCGGAACATGGTGTTCCACCCGAGCGCGGCGGCCTGTCAGCAGGCCGGCTTCCGGGCGTGCAAGCGCTGCCGCCCGGACACCAGCCCCGGCTCCCCGGAGTGGAACCAGCGCGCCGACCTGGTGGCCCGCGCCATGCGGCTGATCGCCGACGGCGTCGTGGACCGCGAGGGCGTCCCCGGCCTCGCCGCCCGGCTGGGCTACAGCTCCCGGCAGATCGAACGCCAGCTGCTCGCCGAACTCGGCGCGGGCCCGCTCGCCCTGGCCCGCGCCCAGCGCGCCCAGACGGCCCGGCTGCTGATCGAGACGACCGCCCTGCCCATGGCGCAGATCGCCTTCGCCGCCGGCTTCTCCTCCATCCGCACCTTCAACGACACCGTCCGCGAGGTCTACGCCCTCACCCCCAGCGACCTGCGCGCACGCAGCCCACGAGGGCTCGCGGCGGGCACCCCGGGGGCGTTGTCCCTGCGCCTGCCGTTCCGCGCCCCGCTCAACCCCGACAACCTCTTCGGCCACCTCGCCGCGACCGCCGTGCCCGGCGTCGAGGAATGGCGCGACGGCGCCTACCGCCGCACGCTCCGCCTGCCCTACGGCCACGGCATCGTGGCGCTCACCCCGCGGCCCGACCACATCGCCTGCCGCCTGACCCTCGCCGACCTGCGCGATCTGCCCGTCGCGATCAGCCGCTGCCGCCGGATGCTCGACCTGGACGCCGACCCGGCCGCCGTCGACGACCAGTTGCGGGCCGATCCGGTGCTGGCGCCGCTGGTGGACAAGGCGCCGGGACGGCGGGTGCCGCGCACGGTCGACGAGGCCGAGTTCGCCGTGCGGGCGGTGCTGGGCCAGCAGGTCTCCACCGCCGCCGCCCGCACCCACGCCGCCCGGCTGGTCACCGCGCACGGCGAGGCGGTCGACGACCCCGAGGGCGGCCTCACCCACCTGTTCCCGTCACCGCGGGCGCTGGCCGCCGTCGACCCCGCCTCGCTCGCCATGCCCCGCACCCGGCGGACGACCTTCACCACCCTTGTCGGCCGGCTCGCCGACGGATCGCTCCACCTCGGCGTGGCGAGCGACTGGCCCAGGACCCGCGCCCAGCTGCTGGCCCTGCCCGGCTTCGGCCCCTGGACGGCCGACGTCATCGCGATGCGCGCGCTCGGCGACCCGGACGCCTTCCTCCCCACCGACCTCGGCATCCGCCGCGCGGCGGGGCAGCTGGGCCTGCCGTCCACGCCGGCCGCGCTCACCGCGCGCGCGGCGGCGTGGCGCCCCTGGCGGGCGTACGCCGTGCAGTACCTGTGGGCGACCGACAGCCACCCGATCAACTTCCTTCCCGTGTAA
- a CDS encoding methylated-DNA--[protein]-cysteine S-methyltransferase: MRQHTVVDSPYGPLTLVAEDGVLCGLYMSDQRHRPAEETFGEPDDTPFGEAADQLMAYFGGALKEFTVDLRLNGTPFQRSVWDQLRRIPYGETRTYGELAEALGNPHASRAVGLANGKNPIGIIVPCHRVIGASGGLTGYGGGLERKQRLLDFERGEALF, encoded by the coding sequence ATGCGACAGCACACCGTCGTCGACAGCCCGTACGGCCCCCTCACCCTCGTCGCCGAGGACGGCGTCCTGTGCGGCCTCTACATGAGCGACCAGCGCCACCGCCCCGCGGAGGAGACCTTCGGCGAGCCGGACGACACGCCCTTCGGTGAGGCCGCCGACCAGCTGATGGCCTACTTCGGCGGTGCGTTGAAGGAGTTCACCGTCGACCTGCGCCTCAACGGCACGCCGTTCCAGCGCTCCGTGTGGGACCAGCTGCGCCGCATCCCGTACGGCGAGACCCGCACGTACGGCGAACTGGCCGAGGCCCTGGGCAACCCCCACGCCTCCCGAGCGGTCGGCCTCGCCAACGGCAAGAACCCCATCGGCATCATCGTCCCCTGCCACCGGGTGATCGGCGCGAGCGGCGGCCTCACCGGCTACGGCGGCGGCCTGGAGCGCAAGCAGCGCCTGCTGGACTTCGAGCGCGGCGAGGCCCTCTTCTAG